From the Deltaproteobacteria bacterium genome, the window TCTGATGCTGTCCAAATTCTTTCTGGATCGCCCGGTCTTTGCATGGGTCATCGCCATCGTCATGATGCTGGCCGGCGGCCTGGCCATCCATAATATGCCCATCTCCCAGTATCCGCCCATCGCCCCCCCCTCCATCGCCATCGATGCCTTTTATCCCGGGGCCTCGGCCGAGACCGTGGAAAACAGCGTGATCCAGATCATCGAACAGAAGATGACCGGGTTCGACAAGCTGTTGTACATGACCGCCACCAGCGACGGCTCGGGCGCCGGGAGAATCGAACTGACCTTTGCCCCGGGCACCGATCCGGACCTGGCCTGGTCTCAGGTTCAAAACAAGCTGCAACTCGCCATGGCCAGCCTCCCCGACGTGATCCAGCGTCAGGGCGTCAAGGTGAGCAAATCCACCCGCAACTGGCTCATCATCGTCGGACTCATCTCGGAAGACGGGAGCATGAATGGCAATGACCTTAGAGACTATGCCCAATCCAACATTGAAAAGGTTCTGGCAAGGGTGCCGGGCGTGGGCGAGGTGGAGAGCTTCGGCGGCCAGTATGCCATGCGGGTCTGGCTGAATCCGGACAAGCTGACCAATTACAAGCTCACCATCGATGACGTCATCACCGCCCTTCGCGCCTATAATGTGGAGATCTCCGCGGGTCAGTTCGGCGGGGCACCGGCAGTGGAGGGGCAGCGGTTGAACGCCTCCATCATCGTCCAGAACCTCCTCAAGACCCCGGAGGAGTTCGCCGCCATCCCCCTTCGCATCAATCCCGACGGCGCCATTGTGCGCGTGCGGGACGTGGGATGGACCGAACTGGGCACCGAGCGCTACGATATCGAGGGGTTGTTCAACGGCAAACCGAGCGCCGCCCTGGCGGTCCGCCAGGCCGCGGGCGCCAATGCCCTGGATACGGCCGACGCCGTTCGCACCAAAATGGTCGAGTTGTCCGAGTACTTTCCCCCCGGGGTGAAGGTCATCTACCCCTTTGACACTACCCCCTTTGTAAAAGTGGCCATCAACGAGGTGGTCAAGACCCTTTTTGAGGCGATCATTCTGGTATTTCTGGTCATGTTCCTGTTTCTGGGAAACTTCCGGGCCACCCTGATTCCGACCATCGCCGTGCCCGTGGTGATTCTGGGGACCTTTGCCGTGCTCGACTTTTTCGGATATTCCATCAACATGCTCACCATGTTCGCCATGGTGCTGGCCATCGGGCTTTTGGTGGACGACGCCATCGTGGTGGTGGAGAACGTGGAACGGATCATCCACGAAGAGGGACTGTCGCCCAAGGAGGCCACGGCCAAGTCGATGGAGGAGATCACCAGCGCCCTGGTCGGCATCGGACTGGTCCTGTCCGCGGTGTTCGGCCCCATGGCCTTTTTCGGCGGTTCCACCGGCGTCATCTACCGCCAGTTTTCCGTAACCGTCATCTCGGCCATGCTCCTCTCGGTCCTGGTGGCCCTGATCCTGACCCCGGTGCTGTGCGCCTCCCTCCTCCGGCCGGCGGCCGGCCGGAGAGAAAAGGCCGGGACCGCTTCCGCCCCCTTCAGATGGTTCTTCCTGGGGTTCAACCGGATGTTCAACAAGGCCCGGGATGGATACCAGGGTATGATCCGCCGAATCCTGGGCCGCAAGATCCGTTACCTGGCGGTCTACCTGGTCATCGTGGCGGGGCTGGTGGTCCTGTTCCAGCGCATGCCCACGGCCTATCTCCCGGATGAGGACCAGGGCATCCTGTTTATCCAGGCAATGCTCCCGTCGGGGTCGACCCTGGAGCAGACCATGGCGGTGCTGGACGAGGTCCGCGCCTATTTTCAGGAAGATGAGGCCGAGGCGGTGATGTCCGTCATGACCCTGGCCGGGAGGAGTTTCGGCGGGGGCGGGCAAAACGCCGGTCTGGGGTTTGTCCGCCTCAAGGACTGGGAATTGCGCGACCGGCCCGACCTGAAGGTCAAGGCGCTGGCCGGACGCGCCATGGCCCGGTTGTCAAAGATCCGCAATGCCAGGGTGTTTGCCTTTGCACCGCCCGCGGTTACCGAATTGGGCACCTCGGTCGGGTTCGACTTTCAACTGCAGGATCGCGGTGGCCTGGGTCATGATAAACTGATGGAGGCCCGCAATCAGGTGCTCGGAATGGCTGCCAAGGATGACCGGATGACCCGCGTACGCCCCAACGGCATGGAGGATGTGGCCCAATACCGCATCGATGTGGACTGGGAAAAGGCCGGTGCCCTGGGCGTCCCGATCAACTCGATTCACAATGCCATCACAACGGCCTTCGGCGGGGCCTATGTCAATGACTTTATCCAGGGGGGACGGGTCAAACGGGTCTATGTCCAGGCCGATGCCCCCCACCGGATGCTCCCCAGCGACCTGGAACACCTCTATGTGCGCAACACTACCGGGGCCATGACCCCGTTCACCGCCTTTGCCTCGGGCCATTGGACCTACGGGTCCCCGCGGCTGGAACGGTTTAACGCCTTTCCCTCCATGAACATCCTGGGCGAGGCTTCCCCGGGCCGGAGCACCGGAGAAGCAATGGCCGCCATGGAAGGGTTCGTGTCCAAACTCCCCGAGGGCATCGGCTTTGACTGGAGCGGGATCTCCTATCAGGAACGGATGGCCACCCGTCAGACCGGCCTCCTCTACGCCTTTTCCATGATCGTGATCTTCCTCTGTCTGGCGGCCCTCTACGAAAGCTGGACCGTCCCCATCTCCGTGATGCTGGCCCTCCCCCTGGGGGTTATCGGCGGGGTGGCCGCCTCCATGCTGCGGGGATTCCCCAATGATGTCTATTTTCAGATCGGGCTCCTCACCGTGCTGGGTCTCACCACCAAGAACGCCATCCTGATCGTTCAGTTTGCCATGGCCAAGGTAAAGGAAGGCACGGGGCTGGTGGAGGCTACCCTGGAGGGCGCGAAGCTGAGGCTGCGGCCCATTGTCATGACCTCCCTGGCCTTCGGTTTCGGGGTCCTCCCCCTCACCCTGGCCACCGGGGCCGGCGCAGGGGCCCAGACCGCCATCGGCACCGGTGTTCTGGGGGGAATGGTGACCTCCACCTTCCTGGCGATCTTTTTCATCCCCCTCTTCTACGTGGCGGTGGTTCGTTTCTTCGGAAAAAAAAGGCCCTGAATCCGGAAGAACCGGATTCAGGGCCGGGGGGGAAGAAGCTGGAAAGCTCAAAGCTGAAAGGTGAAAGCTGGAAAGCTCAAAGCTGAAAGCTCAAAGGTGAAAGTATCAGTTATCGGTTATCAGTTAACGGGGGAAGCGCTGTCTCCCTGCTCCATGCTCCCTGCTCCCTGCCCCCTGTTGAGGACCATTTCCATAAATGCCTTCAGTTCTCTCTCATCAAAGGGCTTCATGATATAGTGGTAAGGTTCGAACTGCTTCGCCGCTTCCATGGTTTCAGGATCGCCGTAGCCGGATATGAAGACGATGGGGATACTCCCTTCGGCCGTGATCTTTGCGGCCGCGGCGATGCCGTTCATCTCACCGGGCATCGCCACATCCATGAGGATGATATCCGGGTTCAACTCTCGGGCCATGTCCACGGCCTCCAGGCCGGATTCGGCCTGGCCGACCACCTCATATTCCGGTCCGGTGAGCATCTCTTGGATTTCGATCCGGGCAAGCCATTCATCATCGACGATCAGAATTCTTATCATGGCTTCTCTCTCCTGTGTTCAACCGGCCCTTCGTCCTCTCCGGATGCCGGGTGACCGGGCGCGTCCGGCAGAAGGACGAATTCAATGAGAATATCCGTCCCGTTGTTGTACTCAACACGGAATGTCCCTCCCAACTGATGTTGGACAAGATTTCTCATGAGCTTGAACCCGAGGGTCTCAGACCTTTTGATGTCAACGGTTTCCGGTATCCCCCGGCCTTCATCCCTGATCCGCATCACGATCCGGTTGTCCGGGGATTGTTTCATGGTGATATGGCAGGGACCGGCCTTTCCATCCTCATAGGCATGTTTAAACACATTGGTGATGGCCTCATTGAGCACCAGAGCACAGGGGATGGCCTGGGTTACCGTGAGATTCACCCCCCGGCAATTGATAACTGGGACCATCCCGTCTTTCATGTACTCATAGACCTGATGGATGCTCGCCCACAGTTTGTAGATATGCCTCGCCATATCCACCCGATTGAAATTCTTGCTGCGATACAGCTGGCTGTGGATGAGGGACATGGTCAGGATCCTGGATCTGGCCGATTCCAGCACCTGGCATGCCTCAGGACTGAGGGTCCTTCGGCGGGACAGATTCAACAGACTGGAAACGGTCTGGAGATTGTTCCGAACCCGATGGTGGATCTCGCCCAGCAGGATGCTTTTTTCCTTGAGCGCCGCCCGTATCCTTGCCTCGGCCTCCCTGCGCTCGGCAATCTCATGGCTGAGCTGTTCGTTTGCCAGGGTCAGCTGTGCTGTACGCGCCTGAACCATGTTCTCCAATTCATGCTGGTATGTTTTCAGTTCCGCCTGGGCCTTCCTCCTGGTACGGACCTCCTCCTCCAATTCCAGGTTGATGTTCTTCATTTCATCCGCACTCCGGGTTGCCTTTTGGGCCGACAGTTCCGCCTCCTGCCGGGCGATGGTGAGGCTTTTGTTTTGCTGCGCAATCTGCTCGAGCATATCATTGAAGGCCTCCACCAGTTGCCCGGACTCGTCATTTCCTTCCTTTATCCCTCTAACGGAATAATCTTTATCCCTTGAAACTGTTCGGGCCAGATCGGCCAACCGGATCAGAGGGCCCGAGATGAGCCCCTGGAGTCTTGAAGAAACCAGGAGAACGCAGACAAAAGATATCAGAAGGACTGCGCCGATAATGCCCAGGTGCTTATTCAAAACAACACGGGTCGACCTGAGGTTGGAGTGGACTAACACCGTGCCGACGGAGGCGCCCTCCATGAAAATCGGCCGGAAGCAGAAAAGCCCCCCCTCATGAAACCAGCAGCCGTCCGACCGGGGCAGGGGCGGCGGCGTCAATTTTCCGGTTCCGCTCCGGGAATAGCCTGCCAACGCCCTGCCTGTGGCAGCAAACACCCAGGCCCCTTCGATGGAGTCGTCCGCCTTCAGGGCAGCCAGGACGCCCGTGATATCGGCCCGGTCCTCAAATAACAATGCGGCTGCGCAGTTGTGCCCGATCATGTCTGCCAACACCGACAGATCGCGCCTGGCCTGATCTCGGAATATCATCGCGTCATACACCACGAACCCGGTAAAGGCCAGGATGAGGGCCAGGACGTTGATGGACATGATGATCAACAGGAGTTTTTTCCGAATGGAAAAATCATTGAAACGTTTCATGGGCATGGATCCCGGATTGTGGGTGAATCAAGTGCGCCTGGGCGTTCGGGTTCCCCGGATTTGCAGGGTGCGCTGTTGTGCCGGTTTACCCGCCCAATCCCAAAAAAACCATAAGCCGCGTACAGTTGCAAAAGAAAACCGGGTAATCGGCTCAAAGGTGAAGACCATCCATTGTCCGGCATTCGCCGGACGGGCGTCTCATCATTTCACGATATCCGAAAGCCTCAGGAGCCTGGAGCGAATACTGAGATCTGCATCTTTAACCGCCCCAAGAAGGATGTCAAAGCGCTTGGGGCATTCGATCAGATTTTTGGGGCATCCCAGTTGCTTGAAATAGACCATCCCTCCCATGTCTGTAAATCCGGTCATATCACTCACTGTCAAGACAGGCGCCCCTTTGACCCTCTGGATAATCCCGGGCGCCAGACCCCTTTTTGCCTCTCCGATAAAAATAACATGGCATGGCAAAGGGAGGTCTTCCAT encodes:
- a CDS encoding YfiR family protein, with protein sequence MLQIRVRLFFITAVLCLSWAFAAPPAAAEEDQDRLKALYLYNFLLFVDWPDHPFTDRETLRIAVIGDDTLYEFMRLLSGKSIQGRELVVERFETMEDLPLPCHVIFIGEAKRGLAPGIIQRVKGAPVLTVSDMTGFTDMGGMVYFKQLGCPKNLIECPKRFDILLGAVKDADLSIRSRLLRLSDIVK
- a CDS encoding ATP-binding protein, whose amino-acid sequence is MKRFNDFSIRKKLLLIIMSINVLALILAFTGFVVYDAMIFRDQARRDLSVLADMIGHNCAAALLFEDRADITGVLAALKADDSIEGAWVFAATGRALAGYSRSGTGKLTPPPLPRSDGCWFHEGGLFCFRPIFMEGASVGTVLVHSNLRSTRVVLNKHLGIIGAVLLISFVCVLLVSSRLQGLISGPLIRLADLARTVSRDKDYSVRGIKEGNDESGQLVEAFNDMLEQIAQQNKSLTIARQEAELSAQKATRSADEMKNINLELEEEVRTRRKAQAELKTYQHELENMVQARTAQLTLANEQLSHEIAERREAEARIRAALKEKSILLGEIHHRVRNNLQTVSSLLNLSRRRTLSPEACQVLESARSRILTMSLIHSQLYRSKNFNRVDMARHIYKLWASIHQVYEYMKDGMVPVINCRGVNLTVTQAIPCALVLNEAITNVFKHAYEDGKAGPCHITMKQSPDNRIVMRIRDEGRGIPETVDIKRSETLGFKLMRNLVQHQLGGTFRVEYNNGTDILIEFVLLPDAPGHPASGEDEGPVEHRREKP
- a CDS encoding efflux RND transporter permease subunit, which translates into the protein MSKFFLDRPVFAWVIAIVMMLAGGLAIHNMPISQYPPIAPPSIAIDAFYPGASAETVENSVIQIIEQKMTGFDKLLYMTATSDGSGAGRIELTFAPGTDPDLAWSQVQNKLQLAMASLPDVIQRQGVKVSKSTRNWLIIVGLISEDGSMNGNDLRDYAQSNIEKVLARVPGVGEVESFGGQYAMRVWLNPDKLTNYKLTIDDVITALRAYNVEISAGQFGGAPAVEGQRLNASIIVQNLLKTPEEFAAIPLRINPDGAIVRVRDVGWTELGTERYDIEGLFNGKPSAALAVRQAAGANALDTADAVRTKMVELSEYFPPGVKVIYPFDTTPFVKVAINEVVKTLFEAIILVFLVMFLFLGNFRATLIPTIAVPVVILGTFAVLDFFGYSINMLTMFAMVLAIGLLVDDAIVVVENVERIIHEEGLSPKEATAKSMEEITSALVGIGLVLSAVFGPMAFFGGSTGVIYRQFSVTVISAMLLSVLVALILTPVLCASLLRPAAGRREKAGTASAPFRWFFLGFNRMFNKARDGYQGMIRRILGRKIRYLAVYLVIVAGLVVLFQRMPTAYLPDEDQGILFIQAMLPSGSTLEQTMAVLDEVRAYFQEDEAEAVMSVMTLAGRSFGGGGQNAGLGFVRLKDWELRDRPDLKVKALAGRAMARLSKIRNARVFAFAPPAVTELGTSVGFDFQLQDRGGLGHDKLMEARNQVLGMAAKDDRMTRVRPNGMEDVAQYRIDVDWEKAGALGVPINSIHNAITTAFGGAYVNDFIQGGRVKRVYVQADAPHRMLPSDLEHLYVRNTTGAMTPFTAFASGHWTYGSPRLERFNAFPSMNILGEASPGRSTGEAMAAMEGFVSKLPEGIGFDWSGISYQERMATRQTGLLYAFSMIVIFLCLAALYESWTVPISVMLALPLGVIGGVAASMLRGFPNDVYFQIGLLTVLGLTTKNAILIVQFAMAKVKEGTGLVEATLEGAKLRLRPIVMTSLAFGFGVLPLTLATGAGAGAQTAIGTGVLGGMVTSTFLAIFFIPLFYVAVVRFFGKKRP
- a CDS encoding response regulator; the encoded protein is MIRILIVDDEWLARIEIQEMLTGPEYEVVGQAESGLEAVDMARELNPDIILMDVAMPGEMNGIAAAAKITAEGSIPIVFISGYGDPETMEAAKQFEPYHYIMKPFDERELKAFMEMVLNRGQGAGSMEQGDSASPVN